One Oceanicoccus sagamiensis genomic region harbors:
- a CDS encoding coniferyl aldehyde dehydrogenase, whose protein sequence is MNNNETIAANTSDLDTLFKNQRAAQLKDPYPSLALRRDRISRLIDMLVCHEKPLVEAVNTDFENRSALMTRAYDIMPTLENLKHVHKHIKRWMKPDKRNSRFPLGLLGAKSKVEYMPLGIVGNISPWNFPVQLALSPMADIFGAGNRIMLKPSELSPHTSEVMAQIIAGSFDETELGVVLGGPEVAAEFSSLHFDHLLFTGSTNIARRVAQSTAHNLVPMTLELGGKNPVVISSTADIKLAAEKVMWAKTLNGGQICLCPDTVFIPENLLESFVAECQASVKKMYADIAQTEEYTHIITQRHADRLTEMVAEAKGDGARVIPLFDEARGDKASRGRRVLPSLIVNADANSRVMQEEVFGALLPIMTYSNLQEVVDYINERPRPLALYYFGRSDQEIATLTYQTVSGGMVVNDMFAHILQSDLPFGGVGDSGMGAYHGFDGFKNFSHAKAIYHQSRLDPLKLLRPPYGKLIEKVVSSQIKR, encoded by the coding sequence GTGAACAATAACGAAACAATCGCTGCGAATACTTCGGATTTAGACACTCTGTTTAAAAATCAACGGGCGGCCCAGCTAAAAGATCCCTACCCATCACTTGCGCTTAGGCGCGATAGAATTAGCCGCTTGATTGATATGCTGGTTTGCCATGAGAAACCCTTAGTCGAAGCGGTGAATACGGATTTTGAAAATCGATCCGCCTTGATGACCAGGGCTTATGACATTATGCCGACACTGGAGAACCTCAAGCACGTTCATAAACATATTAAACGCTGGATGAAACCTGACAAGCGCAACAGTCGATTTCCATTAGGGCTGTTGGGTGCTAAATCAAAAGTTGAATATATGCCGCTAGGTATCGTCGGGAATATTTCTCCCTGGAATTTTCCCGTGCAACTGGCTTTATCCCCGATGGCGGATATCTTTGGCGCAGGCAATCGAATTATGCTGAAACCTTCAGAGCTTAGCCCCCATACCTCAGAGGTGATGGCACAGATCATTGCTGGCAGCTTTGATGAAACCGAGCTTGGGGTGGTATTGGGAGGCCCTGAGGTGGCCGCCGAATTCTCCAGCTTACATTTTGATCATCTGCTGTTTACCGGATCCACCAATATTGCACGTCGAGTTGCTCAATCCACCGCGCACAACCTGGTACCGATGACATTGGAGTTGGGCGGAAAGAATCCGGTGGTTATCTCCTCCACAGCAGATATTAAGCTGGCAGCTGAAAAAGTGATGTGGGCAAAAACATTGAATGGCGGTCAAATTTGCCTGTGCCCGGATACGGTGTTTATCCCCGAAAACTTGCTGGAAAGTTTTGTCGCCGAGTGTCAGGCAAGCGTTAAAAAAATGTACGCCGATATTGCCCAAACTGAAGAATATACGCATATTATTACCCAGAGACATGCCGACCGACTCACAGAGATGGTAGCCGAGGCTAAAGGGGATGGTGCTCGGGTTATTCCCTTATTTGATGAAGCAAGGGGTGATAAAGCAAGCCGTGGGCGTCGGGTGTTGCCTTCGTTGATTGTCAATGCCGATGCTAATAGTCGCGTCATGCAAGAGGAAGTGTTTGGTGCTCTGTTACCGATAATGACTTATTCAAACCTGCAAGAAGTGGTTGACTATATTAACGAACGGCCCAGACCACTGGCCCTGTATTATTTTGGCCGCAGTGACCAGGAGATAGCAACACTAACTTATCAGACAGTCTCTGGCGGCATGGTAGTGAATGATATGTTTGCGCATATCTTACAGTCAGACCTGCCCTTCGGCGGTGTCGGCGATAGCGGCATGGGGGCTTATCACGGCTTTGATGGCTTTAAAAACTTCAGTCATGCCAAAGCTATTTATCATCAGTCGAGACTGGACCCTCTTAAATTACTTCGTCCGCCTTACGGAAAATTAATTGAGAAGGTTGTTAGTAGTCAGATAAAGCGATAA
- a CDS encoding FadR/GntR family transcriptional regulator, whose amino-acid sequence MTESVRQTPKRAARLAEEITADIIANQLPQGHYLGTEPDLLIKYHISRDAFREAIRILEWQGMVQSIRGARGGIQVANPSLDNVSNMLREYIQLSGASLQDILNTSRIISQFAIELEVKQLNDDTRRALNNLLDEYLDYSPAQWSMQTLTEELHKYSQILTEFSKLTKNPVVAIFNKPLNEVLTNRINFSQLSQEELQQAFSFGWKLYAEVTQAILDGDAQKALEKRFSFLDNLEILIEKSNSKSSASDERQDSIPYWVTDTPHKKAQTLLYRIKHHIDSEQLEPGNTIGREPILIKQYGVSRSIFREAIRQLEIIGLVQQRKGRSGGLIVATPNSSAIVRAAVLFLGTTHFDLNQLQQARVAIEVKAVEVTATAITPQQATILKQAFEASQALHGFDYIQAALELHSLIIQFSGNQVLALFMDVLVESSMIRPDDNAHIEKVIANIEVIKKSQHALMTSILARDPVNAVKQMRSHGEWVSNIIQ is encoded by the coding sequence TTGACCGAATCAGTGCGCCAAACACCCAAACGGGCAGCCCGTCTAGCGGAAGAAATCACCGCGGATATTATTGCCAACCAACTGCCCCAGGGTCATTATTTGGGCACCGAGCCGGACTTACTGATCAAATACCATATTAGCCGGGACGCCTTCCGTGAAGCTATTCGTATTCTTGAATGGCAAGGAATGGTTCAGTCGATCAGGGGGGCTCGCGGTGGCATTCAGGTTGCCAACCCCAGCCTGGACAATGTCAGCAATATGCTACGGGAATACATCCAACTTAGCGGTGCCTCGTTGCAGGATATTCTTAATACCAGCCGTATTATTAGCCAGTTCGCCATCGAGTTAGAAGTTAAGCAATTAAACGATGACACCAGAAGGGCATTGAATAATCTGCTGGATGAGTACCTGGATTATTCACCGGCACAATGGTCAATGCAGACACTGACAGAGGAGTTGCATAAATACTCACAAATACTGACAGAATTTTCAAAACTGACCAAAAATCCTGTTGTCGCTATCTTTAACAAGCCGCTCAACGAAGTATTAACCAACAGGATAAACTTCAGCCAACTGAGTCAGGAAGAACTACAGCAGGCGTTTTCGTTCGGCTGGAAACTGTATGCCGAGGTCACCCAAGCCATACTGGATGGCGATGCCCAAAAGGCGCTGGAGAAAAGATTTTCTTTCCTCGACAACCTTGAAATACTGATTGAAAAATCCAATAGCAAGAGCTCAGCCAGCGATGAACGGCAAGACTCTATTCCCTACTGGGTCACCGACACCCCGCACAAAAAAGCACAAACGCTGCTTTACCGTATCAAACACCATATTGATAGCGAGCAACTTGAACCGGGCAACACCATTGGACGGGAACCTATACTGATAAAACAATATGGGGTTTCCCGCTCCATTTTTCGGGAAGCCATCAGGCAGCTTGAAATTATCGGGCTGGTGCAGCAACGCAAAGGAAGAAGTGGCGGCCTGATTGTTGCTACCCCGAACTCCAGTGCTATTGTCAGGGCAGCCGTATTGTTTCTGGGTACCACCCACTTCGACTTAAACCAACTACAGCAAGCCAGAGTGGCCATTGAAGTCAAAGCGGTAGAAGTTACCGCCACGGCTATCACCCCGCAGCAAGCGACTATTCTCAAGCAGGCCTTTGAGGCCAGCCAAGCACTCCATGGCTTTGACTATATTCAAGCAGCCCTGGAACTCCACTCACTGATTATTCAATTTTCAGGGAATCAGGTACTAGCCTTATTTATGGATGTACTGGTAGAGTCCAGTATGATCAGGCCGGACGATAATGCGCACATTGAAAAAGTGATTGCCAATATTGAAGTGATTAAAAAAAGCCAACACGCCCTGATGACTTCCATTCTTGCCAGAGACCCGGTCAATGCCGTCAAACAGATGCGATCCCATGGGGAATGGGTGAGCAACATTATCCAGTAA
- a CDS encoding tetratricopeptide repeat-containing sulfotransferase family protein — protein MAKKTSKKRSAKPGAKLKPRKKDNPKYLEALKTAKLLENTGQLQQAANGYAHIINMAPDHYEANSSLGQLLHKINRNQEALNYLRHAEIIRPNDFNATWNVFIVERALNLLIDAEKSLKKLYKLEPDNILFLLTYGVFSTDTNKPDRARKLYDQAVKLAPNNALAHAKRGSVQKVQGDFAAAELSFRKAIALDAGCASAHHGLAFLQKCKEHNDDVKAMELASQLDTLKDPDRMLLEYALGKVFDDLSEYDKAFDHLLEANRLRRQTYQYCVPDQKKYFKQHELELGAAFQQRFEGKGLEDSTPIFIVGMPRSGTSLTEQILASHSSVHGAGEVEYIRQVCEVAMTITRQEFPAGLNQVNEGSFVTAASQYIEKLRNGVDDSILRVTDKLPHNFLRVGLIAAVFPQAKIIHCVRNPLDHCLSIFQQDFNVAHGYAANLQELAEYYRLYESLMAFWHELLPDKIYCLSYEKLIADPDNQVKELLNYCELPFEQACMNFHKTKRNVNTPSASQVRKPMYKTAVEKWKNYEQQLQPLADILNRTSH, from the coding sequence GTGGCGAAAAAAACCAGCAAAAAAAGATCAGCCAAGCCCGGTGCCAAGCTTAAACCAAGAAAAAAGGATAACCCTAAATATCTGGAAGCTTTAAAGACCGCTAAGTTGCTGGAGAACACCGGCCAACTTCAGCAAGCCGCCAATGGCTATGCCCATATTATTAACATGGCCCCTGACCACTATGAGGCTAACTCGTCTCTCGGCCAGCTGCTACACAAAATAAACCGTAACCAGGAAGCCCTGAATTACTTGCGCCATGCAGAAATAATTCGGCCCAATGATTTTAATGCCACATGGAATGTTTTTATTGTAGAGCGAGCATTAAATCTGCTAATTGATGCAGAGAAAAGTCTAAAAAAACTTTATAAACTAGAGCCGGACAACATACTATTCCTTCTGACTTATGGCGTGTTCTCTACCGACACCAATAAACCTGATAGGGCAAGAAAGCTGTATGATCAAGCGGTAAAGTTGGCGCCCAATAATGCCCTGGCACACGCTAAAAGAGGCTCAGTTCAAAAAGTTCAGGGAGATTTTGCTGCAGCAGAGCTTAGCTTTCGCAAGGCTATCGCCCTTGATGCTGGTTGCGCCAGTGCTCACCATGGACTTGCTTTTCTGCAAAAATGTAAAGAGCACAATGATGATGTGAAAGCTATGGAGCTAGCCTCTCAACTCGATACGCTTAAAGACCCTGATCGTATGCTATTAGAGTATGCATTAGGTAAAGTGTTTGATGATTTGTCAGAGTATGATAAAGCTTTCGACCACCTGCTTGAAGCCAACCGGCTCAGAAGACAAACCTACCAGTATTGCGTGCCGGATCAAAAGAAATACTTCAAGCAGCATGAGTTAGAGCTTGGCGCTGCATTCCAGCAACGCTTTGAAGGCAAGGGATTAGAAGATTCAACCCCCATATTTATTGTCGGCATGCCTCGCTCTGGCACCAGCCTAACAGAGCAAATTTTGGCAAGCCATTCCTCTGTGCATGGTGCTGGGGAAGTAGAATATATACGCCAGGTTTGTGAGGTTGCAATGACGATAACGAGGCAGGAATTTCCTGCAGGACTTAATCAAGTCAATGAAGGCTCTTTTGTTACGGCTGCCAGTCAATATATTGAAAAATTAAGAAATGGAGTCGACGACTCAATACTTAGGGTTACCGATAAGCTGCCGCATAATTTTCTTCGGGTAGGCTTGATAGCTGCCGTTTTTCCTCAGGCTAAAATCATTCACTGTGTTCGCAATCCACTTGACCATTGTCTGTCAATTTTTCAGCAGGATTTTAATGTCGCTCATGGCTATGCCGCCAATCTGCAAGAATTGGCAGAGTATTATCGACTCTATGAAAGCCTTATGGCATTTTGGCATGAACTGCTGCCCGACAAAATTTATTGTTTGAGTTACGAGAAATTGATAGCCGACCCTGATAATCAGGTAAAAGAATTATTGAATTATTGCGAGTTACCTTTCGAGCAGGCTTGCATGAATTTTCATAAAACAAAACGCAATGTCAACACACCGAGTGCTTCGCAAGTACGTAAACCCATGTATAAAACAGCGGTAGAAAAATGGAAGAACTATGAACAGCAGCTTCAGCCTTTAGCTGACATACTCAATAGGACGAGTCATTAA
- a CDS encoding FadR/GntR family transcriptional regulator yields the protein MPKPKTQKLASRLAQQIAKDIFEEGLETGSPLGKEPELLKKYKVSRDSFREAVRILEWQGIAKSVRGPKGGLQVGSPASGAISNLLRDYLQLADTPTKDLLEASRVLNALTIKILSSTLDSEGSDKLFKLTAERKVLHGSPKEEQRALWNVFKEMGQLTNNPALAIFMAPIHEVLTSMALSSRRTNKKDFITEGQQVWRNIHKCTAAIIAGDEATAVTHMNYYLDQIEQYMAPAPKLASTKRKTKTSYPTWIKENDNKLAQSFMYQLHHDIHAKQLQPGDRIGQETDLIPKYAVSRSIFREAVRMLEMIGLVEQRKGREGGLVVATPDSSGIVPTISIFLTHMNYDFDKLNQSRLPIEMKVAQLAAKKIDEKSAKALTEAISIEQQASGEEFIPAATRVHTLINRIADNRVFSLYVDVMMDARAFKLEEPRRANKAIKNAKKIKDSHRLLAKAILNKDPSLASRKMIEHRKLMTELQR from the coding sequence ATGCCCAAGCCAAAAACACAAAAGCTAGCCTCTCGACTAGCACAACAAATTGCTAAAGACATCTTTGAAGAGGGCTTGGAAACGGGGTCACCACTCGGTAAAGAGCCGGAGCTGCTTAAAAAATACAAGGTAAGCCGCGACTCATTTCGCGAAGCTGTTCGAATTCTTGAATGGCAAGGTATCGCCAAATCAGTAAGAGGCCCCAAAGGTGGCTTGCAAGTTGGGTCTCCGGCATCGGGTGCTATTTCCAATTTACTGCGTGATTACCTGCAACTGGCAGACACCCCCACTAAAGACCTGTTAGAAGCCAGCCGTGTCTTGAATGCCTTAACCATTAAAATATTATCTTCAACACTGGATAGCGAAGGCAGTGATAAACTGTTTAAGCTGACGGCAGAAAGAAAAGTACTTCATGGCTCGCCGAAAGAAGAACAGCGGGCCTTATGGAATGTTTTTAAAGAGATGGGGCAGCTAACCAACAACCCTGCTCTGGCCATATTTATGGCACCCATTCACGAAGTGCTGACCAGCATGGCGCTAAGTTCCCGTAGAACCAATAAAAAGGATTTTATCACTGAAGGTCAGCAGGTTTGGCGCAATATTCACAAATGTACTGCGGCCATTATCGCAGGCGATGAAGCTACCGCTGTTACTCATATGAACTACTACCTCGACCAAATCGAGCAGTATATGGCCCCTGCGCCCAAACTAGCTTCAACCAAGCGCAAAACAAAAACCAGCTACCCGACCTGGATTAAAGAGAATGACAATAAGTTGGCCCAGTCATTTATGTACCAGTTACACCATGATATTCATGCTAAACAACTGCAGCCCGGAGACCGCATTGGGCAAGAAACCGATCTCATCCCAAAATACGCAGTAAGCCGCTCTATTTTTCGAGAAGCCGTGCGCATGTTAGAAATGATTGGCTTAGTTGAGCAGCGCAAAGGCAGAGAAGGCGGCTTGGTTGTTGCTACGCCAGACTCCAGCGGTATTGTTCCCACCATATCCATCTTTCTTACTCATATGAATTATGATTTTGACAAACTCAATCAGTCAAGATTACCGATTGAAATGAAAGTAGCCCAACTGGCTGCAAAAAAAATCGATGAAAAAAGCGCTAAAGCTCTAACAGAAGCCATCAGCATTGAACAACAAGCCAGCGGCGAAGAATTTATTCCTGCAGCCACCCGTGTGCACACGCTGATAAACCGAATTGCTGATAACCGTGTTTTTTCACTCTATGTAGACGTTATGATGGATGCCAGAGCCTTCAAACTCGAAGAACCGCGCAGAGCCAACAAAGCTATAAAAAATGCCAAAAAAATCAAGGACAGCCATCGCTTACTCGCTAAGGCTATTCTTAATAAAGACCCATCACTGGCAAGCCGAAAAATGATTGAGCATAGAAAACTCATGACTGAACTACAACGGTAA
- a CDS encoding PKD domain-containing protein produces the protein MKNTNKNTGSRSGFNTLLLVATCLSALILPGCGSSGDSDTVSDFEDAGPFDVPVSGAAVKGPLVNATVNAYILDVSAADLKGELVASGTTDDNAAITGLVVPGNKTSSSFYLIEFTGGVELNNSAPVIPVLRTIGKLSNLKLGAPVYATPLTSLTIELAKHNTDMSAEDIETDFNRQLGVQEAVVKDFFGLGLLDPENPGDNFFKRAPLVIDDASDASFVLKYRTAIEVLGALINELNSLDTNSTGDQLLEGLAEDLADGALDGQADGQPIETLSAITNDQLQATFSKPAAELLQLPIPGTSTPIAELNNVLVAETEALSDVVIEEEAAPEIEKVVAGPDSDGDGYSDAADAFPADNTEWADTDGDDVGDNADACVAVGAGFTDSDGDGICNDAGAVPLDLYPEDADRATLDDNTPPVAVIAALEASLVTGSLVRLDASGSSDVDNDPLTYAWTVAGPEGDVAVTNQNSAGASFFMPVDGDYTVTLLVSDQEDSLATAGISATAPSALNVAPQALAGPDQEVLVGAIVNLSGVVNDANDDVLTYSWSLSLPAGSSATLSDVNDLTPSFTADVAGDYTATLTVNDGELSANDTVVISAIVDDRAACVIAGFTDDDGDGVCNDEDLYPADADRTTLADNTSPVAVIAALDASLFTGSLVQLDASGSSDVDNDPMTYSWVVVGPDGDVALNNATTVNASFLISADGDYTATLVVSDREDSLAATVGFSATTPVGNVAPQAFAGLDQQVTAVVVVDLSGVVNDANGDVLTYSWSLSSPAGSSATLSDVNDLTPSFTADVEGDYTATLTVNDGELSANDTVVISANNDDRAACVIAGFIDSDGDGVCDDEDLYPTDADRATLADNTPPVAVIAALDASLDTGSLVQLDASGSTDIDDDPLTYAWTVTGPEGDVAVTNANSAAATFSMLVDGDYTVTLVASDLQDSPAVITSIKATAIKVNVPPSVIVGSDQQVLTGALVNLSATVSGDVITYLWSLISPDGSSANLNNAAARDASFTADVEGSYTATLTVDNGGLSASDSLVITAITNARPVAIADVKEGTYTIAKTISGSEFPVELLDGSGSSDADGDELTYSWEVVSAPMVGEVEMVPELVTVADSVFQNASAQTPGFHAAAVGDYTFRLTVNDGLQDSIVSDESEVTITVEKAWFLNAGNLFGSALFAFALLAIPARRRKKLKVSEGMVI, from the coding sequence ATGAAAAATACCAATAAAAATACCGGGAGCCGTTCAGGTTTTAACACCCTATTGCTAGTTGCCACTTGTCTATCCGCGTTAATACTGCCCGGCTGTGGTAGTAGTGGCGACAGCGATACAGTGAGTGATTTTGAAGATGCCGGGCCATTTGATGTGCCTGTTAGTGGCGCGGCTGTAAAAGGCCCGTTGGTCAATGCAACCGTTAATGCCTATATTCTGGATGTTAGTGCGGCGGACCTGAAAGGTGAACTGGTGGCGTCCGGAACCACGGATGACAATGCTGCTATTACCGGTTTGGTTGTACCGGGCAACAAAACCTCTTCAAGCTTCTATCTAATTGAATTTACTGGTGGTGTTGAGTTGAATAACTCAGCACCCGTTATTCCAGTATTGAGAACCATTGGTAAGTTGTCTAATTTAAAGTTAGGGGCGCCAGTGTATGCAACGCCACTAACGTCGCTGACAATTGAGCTGGCAAAGCATAATACGGATATGTCGGCGGAAGATATTGAGACCGATTTTAATCGACAGCTTGGTGTTCAGGAAGCTGTTGTAAAGGATTTCTTTGGCCTGGGTTTGTTGGATCCGGAAAACCCGGGGGATAATTTTTTCAAGCGTGCTCCTTTAGTCATAGATGACGCTTCAGATGCGAGCTTTGTACTGAAGTACAGAACGGCCATTGAAGTACTGGGAGCTTTGATTAACGAATTAAACTCGCTTGACACTAATTCAACTGGTGATCAATTGCTTGAAGGTTTGGCTGAAGATTTGGCCGATGGTGCCCTCGATGGTCAGGCAGATGGTCAGCCCATTGAAACATTATCGGCTATCACTAACGATCAATTACAGGCGACCTTTAGCAAACCGGCTGCTGAATTACTGCAACTGCCTATACCGGGTACCAGCACGCCCATAGCGGAGCTTAATAATGTGCTGGTGGCTGAAACTGAAGCGCTGTCAGATGTTGTGATTGAGGAAGAAGCCGCCCCTGAGATTGAGAAAGTGGTTGCCGGGCCTGATAGTGATGGTGATGGTTATAGTGATGCTGCCGATGCCTTTCCCGCGGATAATACAGAGTGGGCAGACACGGATGGTGATGATGTTGGCGATAACGCCGATGCCTGTGTGGCAGTGGGTGCTGGATTTACCGATAGCGATGGCGACGGTATTTGTAACGATGCGGGCGCGGTTCCATTAGATCTCTATCCGGAAGATGCTGATAGGGCAACATTGGATGATAACACCCCGCCTGTGGCAGTGATTGCAGCACTAGAGGCGTCGCTGGTTACCGGTTCATTGGTTCGGCTTGACGCCAGTGGCAGTAGCGATGTCGACAATGATCCGCTGACTTATGCCTGGACGGTTGCTGGGCCAGAGGGAGACGTTGCCGTTACCAATCAAAACAGCGCGGGTGCCAGCTTTTTTATGCCAGTGGACGGTGACTATACCGTGACTTTGCTAGTTAGCGACCAGGAAGACAGTCTAGCGACAGCGGGTATATCGGCGACGGCCCCGTCTGCCCTTAATGTCGCGCCGCAAGCGCTTGCGGGCCCTGATCAAGAGGTTCTGGTAGGGGCAATAGTTAATCTGAGTGGTGTTGTTAACGATGCCAATGATGATGTGCTTACTTATTCATGGTCTTTGAGTTTACCGGCAGGGTCTTCCGCCACCTTAAGTGATGTGAATGACCTGACCCCCAGTTTTACCGCGGATGTAGCGGGTGATTATACCGCTACATTAACGGTTAATGATGGTGAGTTATCCGCTAACGATACTGTCGTTATTAGCGCTATTGTCGATGATAGAGCGGCCTGTGTGATAGCCGGGTTTACCGATGACGATGGTGACGGTGTCTGTAACGATGAGGATCTCTATCCGGCAGATGCAGACAGGACGACATTGGCTGATAACACGTCACCTGTGGCAGTGATTGCAGCATTAGATGCGTCGTTGTTTACCGGTTCATTAGTTCAGCTTGACGCCAGTGGTAGTAGTGATGTCGACAATGATCCGATGACTTATAGCTGGGTAGTTGTAGGGCCTGATGGAGATGTTGCCCTCAATAATGCAACGACTGTCAATGCCAGCTTTTTAATTTCAGCGGATGGTGACTATACCGCGACCCTGGTCGTTAGTGATCGGGAGGACAGTCTGGCGGCGACAGTAGGGTTTTCGGCTACTACTCCGGTAGGCAATGTGGCGCCGCAAGCGTTTGCGGGCCTTGATCAACAGGTCACAGCAGTGGTGGTGGTTGATCTGAGTGGTGTTGTTAACGATGCCAATGGTGATGTGCTTACTTATTCATGGTCTTTGAGTTCACCGGCAGGCTCTTCCGCCACCTTAAGTGATGTGAATGACCTGACCCCCAGTTTTACCGCTGATGTAGAGGGTGATTATACCGCAACATTAACGGTTAATGATGGTGAGTTATCCGCTAACGATACTGTCGTTATTAGCGCTAATAACGATGATAGAGCGGCCTGTGTGATAGCTGGGTTTATCGATAGTGATGGTGACGGTGTCTGTGACGATGAGGATCTCTATCCGACAGATGCTGACAGGGCGACATTGGCTGATAACACCCCACCTGTGGCAGTGATTGCAGCATTAGATGCGTCGTTGGATACCGGTTCATTGGTTCAGCTTGATGCCAGTGGCAGTACTGATATCGACGATGATCCGCTGACTTATGCCTGGACGGTTACCGGGCCAGAGGGAGACGTTGCCGTCACCAATGCAAACAGTGCGGCTGCCACATTTTCTATGCTGGTGGATGGCGACTATACCGTGACTCTGGTCGCAAGTGACTTGCAAGATAGTCCGGCCGTGATAACCAGTATTAAGGCTACTGCCATTAAAGTAAATGTACCGCCGTCAGTGATTGTGGGCTCTGATCAACAGGTGCTGACAGGGGCGTTAGTTAATCTAAGTGCAACGGTAAGTGGTGACGTAATTACCTATTTATGGTCTTTGATTTCACCGGATGGGTCTTCTGCCAACTTGAATAACGCAGCTGCAAGGGACGCCAGTTTTACTGCTGATGTGGAGGGTAGCTACACCGCAACATTAACCGTTGATAATGGTGGGCTAAGCGCTAGTGACAGCCTTGTTATTACCGCTATCACCAATGCAAGGCCTGTAGCTATTGCGGATGTGAAAGAGGGCACCTATACAATCGCGAAGACTATATCCGGGAGTGAATTCCCCGTTGAGTTGTTGGATGGTAGTGGCAGCAGTGATGCTGATGGGGATGAGCTGACTTATAGCTGGGAGGTGGTGTCGGCGCCGATGGTGGGCGAAGTCGAAATGGTGCCGGAGTTAGTTACCGTTGCAGACAGTGTTTTTCAAAATGCTTCTGCGCAGACTCCAGGCTTTCATGCCGCAGCGGTTGGGGATTATACCTTTCGTCTTACCGTGAATGATGGTCTTCAAGACAGTATTGTAAGTGATGAAAGTGAAGTCACCATTACGGTAGAGAAAGCCTGGTTTCTCAATGCTGGTAATTTATTCGGTTCGGCACTGTTTGCTTTTGCGTTATTGGCGATACCCGCCAGACGACGCAAAAAGCTGAAAGTGAGTGAAGGTATGGTCATCTAG